From a region of the Pectobacterium aquaticum genome:
- a CDS encoding amino acid adenylation domain-containing protein, with the protein MTGNDEAVENPLADIQQPTAFGQRVGAAHGEQRHSSELTRHYPASLVSAAWSWLLYKYSGEEQVCAALVTGDLPDNVRPLIVHFHQRDRLVSEWIAAVGSSCDPQSASELLAADIQHALFSSLLIVGEIASLPVAVQKAAQNVALIVQVQNDRSILTAPDGQFDNRQLQRIARHLTQLLDGLLASRWERLAQIRLSPRVAPLLHRATTLALHDELLARLTEEARQDRVAIVFEERDIRYRELLQRVALIQQALAAQGVTAGQRVGMHLSRQPDTVAALLACLFSQVTFVPLEPDFPGERLQAIQQEAALAAVLQDGYTGGSLAFDCPILNLCDLPYAASDSTASVQLARAGGPETAAYMMFTSGSTGKPKGVVIGQRALQTFIHASVERLALTDNANWLLITTLAFDISMLEVFAPLWVGGVQHLTTHEEYKDPQAVAAYLQARPEINVLQATPAFWRMMFKAGWQGKPDLVALCGGEALDLRLAQRLVSRCRTLWNCYGPTEATIWSQMAQIDGAALENQHTVALGNTLAGYQHLVIDDDRHPLEEGMVGELCILGEALSSGYWQRDDLTQDRFIQQVESGQRMYRTGDKVRLLADDRYQYLGRFDDQVKLRGFRIELGEIEAQLKRIEQVQDAAVKLQGEGDDAVLVGYVEYKPSSEMTKLALRKQLHQFLPAYMVPGRIVVLDKLPKTGSGKVDRKRLTDV; encoded by the coding sequence ATGACAGGGAACGATGAAGCAGTGGAGAACCCGCTGGCGGATATCCAACAGCCCACGGCCTTCGGGCAGCGGGTGGGTGCCGCGCACGGTGAACAGCGGCATAGCAGTGAACTGACTAGGCATTATCCCGCGTCGTTGGTAAGCGCGGCGTGGAGTTGGCTGCTGTACAAGTACAGCGGTGAAGAACAGGTGTGTGCGGCGCTCGTCACGGGCGATCTTCCTGACAACGTGAGGCCGCTGATCGTGCATTTTCACCAGCGCGATCGTCTCGTCAGCGAGTGGATCGCCGCCGTGGGATCGTCGTGCGACCCTCAGTCTGCGTCAGAGCTTCTGGCAGCAGACATCCAGCATGCGCTGTTTAGCAGTCTGCTGATCGTGGGGGAGATAGCATCGTTGCCTGTGGCAGTACAAAAAGCGGCGCAAAACGTGGCGCTGATCGTACAGGTTCAAAACGATCGGTCAATTCTGACCGCACCTGACGGACAGTTCGATAATCGGCAGCTACAGCGCATTGCTCGCCATCTCACGCAGCTACTTGATGGCCTGCTGGCATCGCGCTGGGAACGGCTGGCGCAGATCCGCCTCAGCCCGCGGGTGGCGCCGTTACTGCACCGAGCGACGACGCTCGCGCTGCACGATGAACTGCTGGCGCGTCTTACTGAGGAAGCGCGTCAGGATCGCGTGGCGATCGTCTTTGAGGAGCGCGACATTCGCTATCGGGAACTGCTGCAACGCGTGGCGCTGATTCAACAGGCGCTGGCTGCACAGGGTGTGACTGCGGGTCAGCGCGTGGGGATGCATCTTAGTCGTCAGCCTGACACCGTGGCGGCGCTGTTGGCCTGCCTGTTTTCTCAGGTGACGTTTGTGCCGCTGGAGCCGGATTTTCCGGGGGAGCGTCTACAGGCGATTCAGCAGGAGGCGGCGTTAGCTGCGGTCTTGCAGGACGGCTACACCGGCGGTTCGCTGGCGTTTGACTGCCCGATACTGAATCTCTGCGATTTACCGTATGCCGCCAGTGATTCCACAGCGAGCGTACAGCTGGCGCGGGCCGGTGGACCGGAAACGGCGGCCTACATGATGTTTACCTCCGGTTCGACAGGGAAACCAAAAGGCGTGGTGATTGGTCAGCGGGCGCTGCAAACCTTTATTCATGCCAGCGTAGAGCGGCTGGCGTTAACGGATAACGCCAACTGGCTGCTGATTACCACGCTGGCGTTTGATATCTCCATGCTGGAAGTGTTTGCGCCGCTGTGGGTCGGTGGCGTGCAGCACCTGACCACGCACGAGGAATACAAAGATCCGCAGGCAGTCGCGGCGTATTTGCAGGCTCGGCCGGAAATCAACGTATTGCAGGCCACACCCGCTTTCTGGCGCATGATGTTCAAAGCGGGCTGGCAGGGTAAACCCGATCTGGTCGCGCTGTGCGGCGGTGAAGCGCTGGATCTGCGACTGGCACAGCGTCTGGTTAGCCGTTGCAGGACGCTGTGGAATTGCTATGGGCCAACCGAAGCGACAATTTGGTCGCAGATGGCGCAGATCGACGGGGCCGCGTTGGAGAACCAGCACACGGTCGCGCTGGGCAATACGCTGGCGGGCTATCAGCATCTGGTGATCGATGACGATCGCCATCCGTTAGAGGAAGGGATGGTCGGCGAACTGTGCATTCTCGGTGAAGCGCTGAGTAGCGGATACTGGCAGCGTGACGATCTGACGCAGGATCGTTTTATTCAGCAGGTGGAATCCGGGCAGCGAATGTATCGCACCGGCGATAAAGTCCGGCTGCTGGCGGACGATCGTTATCAGTATCTGGGTCGCTTCGACGATCAGGTAAAATTACGGGGATTTCGCATCGAATTAGGAGAGATCGAGGCGCAATTGAAACGGATCGAACAAGTGCAGGATGCAGCCGTCAAACTTCAGGGTGAAGGGGATGACGCGGTGCTGGTTGGTTACGTTGAGTATAAACCCAGCTCGGAGATGACTAAACTGGCGCTGCGCAAACAGCTGCATCAATTCTTACCGGCTTACATGGTGCCAGGGCGCATTGTGGTGCTCGACAAGCTGCCCAAAACTGGCAGCGGTAAGGTCGATCGCAAGCGCCTGACGGATGTCTGA
- the groL gene encoding chaperonin GroEL (60 kDa chaperone family; promotes refolding of misfolded polypeptides especially under stressful conditions; forms two stacked rings of heptamers to form a barrel-shaped 14mer; ends can be capped by GroES; misfolded proteins enter the barrel where they are refolded when GroES binds) — protein sequence MAAKDVKFGNDARVKMLRGVNVLADAVKVTLGPKGRNVVLDKSFGAPTITKDGVSVAREIELEDKFENMGAQMVKEVASKANDAAGDGTTTATVLAQAIITEGLKAVAAGMNPMDLKRGIDKAVIAAVEELKALSVPCSDSKAIAQVGTISANSDETVGKMIAEAMDKVGKEGVITVEEGTGLQDELDVVEGMQFDRGYLSPYFINKPETGAVELESPFILLADKKISNIREMLPVLEAVAKAGKPLVIVAEDVEGEALATLVVNTMRGIVKVAAVKAPGFGDRRKAMLQDIATLTGGTVISEEIGLELEKATLEDLGQAKRVVINKDTTTIIDGTGEEAAIQGRVAQIRQQVEEATSDYDREKLQERVAKLAGGVAVIKVGAATEVEMKEKKARVEDALAATRAAVEEGVVAGGGVALVRVAAKLASLTAQNEDQNVGIKVALRAMEAPLRQIVSNAGEEPSVVANSVKAGEGNYGYNAATEEYGNMIDFGILDPTKVTRSALQFAASVAGLMITTECMVTDLPKSDAPDLGGAGGMGGMGGMGGMM from the coding sequence TTACCCTGGGCCCGAAAGGCCGTAATGTCGTGTTGGATAAATCCTTCGGTGCACCGACCATTACTAAAGACGGCGTATCTGTTGCGCGTGAAATCGAGCTGGAAGACAAGTTCGAGAACATGGGCGCACAGATGGTGAAAGAAGTTGCCTCTAAAGCAAATGACGCAGCAGGCGACGGCACCACGACCGCAACCGTATTGGCGCAGGCTATCATCACTGAAGGCCTGAAAGCGGTTGCAGCGGGCATGAACCCGATGGATCTGAAGCGCGGTATCGATAAAGCCGTTATCGCTGCTGTTGAAGAGCTGAAAGCACTGTCTGTACCGTGCTCTGACTCTAAAGCTATCGCTCAGGTTGGTACCATCTCTGCTAACTCCGACGAAACCGTAGGCAAAATGATTGCCGAAGCCATGGACAAAGTCGGTAAAGAAGGTGTTATCACCGTTGAAGAAGGTACCGGTCTGCAAGATGAGCTGGACGTGGTTGAAGGTATGCAGTTCGACCGTGGCTACCTGTCTCCGTACTTCATCAACAAGCCGGAAACCGGTGCTGTAGAACTGGAAAGCCCGTTCATCCTGCTGGCTGACAAAAAAATCTCCAACATCCGCGAAATGCTGCCAGTACTGGAAGCCGTAGCGAAAGCCGGCAAACCGCTGGTTATCGTTGCTGAAGATGTTGAAGGCGAAGCGTTGGCAACGCTGGTGGTTAACACCATGCGTGGCATCGTGAAAGTAGCTGCGGTGAAAGCACCAGGCTTCGGCGACCGTCGTAAAGCTATGCTGCAGGACATCGCGACGCTGACTGGCGGTACCGTTATCTCTGAAGAGATCGGTCTGGAGCTGGAAAAAGCGACGCTGGAAGATCTGGGTCAGGCAAAACGCGTTGTGATCAACAAAGACACCACCACCATCATCGATGGTACGGGTGAAGAAGCGGCGATCCAGGGCCGTGTTGCTCAGATCCGTCAGCAGGTTGAAGAAGCAACGTCTGATTACGATCGCGAAAAACTGCAAGAGCGTGTGGCTAAACTGGCTGGCGGCGTAGCCGTTATCAAAGTTGGCGCAGCAACTGAAGTTGAAATGAAAGAGAAGAAAGCACGCGTTGAAGATGCCCTGGCTGCGACTCGCGCCGCGGTAGAAGAAGGCGTGGTTGCGGGTGGTGGTGTGGCGCTGGTTCGCGTTGCAGCTAAACTGGCTTCTCTGACTGCTCAAAACGAAGACCAAAACGTGGGTATCAAAGTTGCGCTGCGCGCGATGGAAGCACCACTGCGTCAGATCGTTTCCAACGCTGGCGAAGAGCCATCTGTGGTTGCGAACAGCGTTAAAGCAGGCGAAGGTAACTACGGTTACAACGCAGCAACGGAAGAATACGGCAACATGATCGACTTCGGTATCCTGGACCCAACCAAAGTAACCCGTTCTGCGCTGCAGTTCGCGGCTTCTGTTGCGGGTCTGATGATCACCACCGAATGTATGGTTACCGACCTGCCGAAAAGCGATGCACCTGACTTAGGTGGCGCTGGTGGTATGGGCGGCATGGGTGGTATGGGCGGCATGATGTAG
- the dhbA gene encoding 2,3-dihydro-2,3-dihydroxybenzoate dehydrogenase, with amino-acid sequence MMNKAQPLQFDFSGKTVWVTGAASGIGESIARQFVALGANVIGFDRAFRHDDHPFSCVTLDISEPDSVAAVCRQQLAETGLDVLVNAAGILRLGDIDALSVDDWHQCINVNASGAFYLLNALVPHFKQQRRGAIVCVGSNAAHVPRMQMAAYCASKAALTSLSHCAGLELAPYGVRCNLVSPGSTDTPMQRGMWHSADAEQRTIAGFPDQYKLGIPLGKIAQPEEIANTVVFLASDLASHITMQDVVVDGGATLTA; translated from the coding sequence ATGATGAACAAGGCACAACCTCTTCAGTTTGATTTCAGCGGCAAGACTGTCTGGGTCACCGGGGCGGCGAGCGGCATTGGCGAAAGCATTGCCCGCCAGTTTGTCGCGCTGGGCGCGAACGTGATCGGCTTCGATCGCGCATTCCGACATGACGATCATCCGTTTAGCTGTGTGACGCTGGATATCAGCGAACCGGACAGCGTGGCGGCGGTCTGTCGCCAGCAGTTGGCAGAAACAGGGCTCGACGTTCTGGTCAATGCCGCAGGGATTCTGCGTCTCGGTGATATCGACGCGCTGAGCGTGGACGACTGGCACCAGTGCATTAACGTTAACGCCTCCGGTGCGTTTTACCTGCTGAACGCGCTGGTGCCGCATTTCAAGCAGCAGCGTCGCGGCGCGATTGTCTGCGTCGGCTCTAATGCCGCGCATGTTCCCCGTATGCAAATGGCGGCGTACTGTGCCTCGAAAGCGGCGCTCACCAGCCTGTCTCACTGCGCGGGTCTGGAGTTAGCGCCTTACGGCGTGCGCTGCAATCTGGTGTCGCCGGGCTCGACGGATACGCCGATGCAGCGCGGCATGTGGCACAGCGCGGATGCTGAGCAGCGCACTATCGCGGGCTTTCCTGACCAGTACAAACTGGGAATTCCCCTGGGCAAGATCGCTCAGCCGGAAGAGATCGCCAATACCGTGGTTTTTCTGGCTTCCGATCTAGCCAGCCACATCACCATGCAGGACGTGGTGGTGGATGGCGGGGCAACGCTGACGGCCTGA
- a CDS encoding non-ribosomal peptide synthetase codes for MKDIVTLLKQLERQGVRLALNAQGQLISQSNKDAITAEIGRTIKENKDAIVRCLTAQQAFERPITPQNATSGPLSSSQSGLWFIEQYEEQSHLYNMPVYFRLTGTLDVAALEFAFDALAQRHASLRTRFVVNEQGKGEQRIDAYQPFVIQHDDFSSLPEAEREARLQQQVKAEISRPFDLTAGDLTRVRLVKMSERVHVLLITQHHIISDGWSVKNMFADFKPAFLACQNRQPYPVEPTQLNYIDYAHWFNSASFLDYHNEFKPFWVERLTGIPEVHSLPLDKPRPAHQNSGGEVIFSAINNDLWDKFKRLCQRYNTSNFIGLHAVFSLMLARISGEKDIVIGSPLAYRERPDIEDVVGFFVNTIVLRTQLQDSQSFVDYLQYCREQDLSAFDHQLYRFEALSEAIGSDRTTAINPIFQVMLVYQAKVDFNDLIPGCDAAEETSPVLPAKTDISVKVTELMGEVRLDWLFATALFERQTIQYYADRFIRLIEAVVEAPETDVWHLPLMEAERFTAVLAESQQLPRSYPQPQLTVTDVVEAMAQRAPQQLAIAFDGEHLTDTLTYAELNRQANRLAHWLHRQGLGEQSLVGVLAKRDRYFVIALLAVWKAGAAYVPLDPDYPPERLRHIITDANLSVILGGDGQQLAQWSAEQCIDLTDPAVVAQWQDLPGDEAPAIPRHAQQLAQVIYTSGSTGLPKGVMIEHGSLINLLDDHRDRIGFTPQSTMFNCMSLSFDAGNMTTLLPLSSGGTLAFGEPNDRAIVQAEQAGATHLILPTALMSILDPQQVNGIQAIGMGGEACPNAVVENWADKVALYNMYGPTECTVTALSTRLRKGQPVTIGKPLTHIQALILDAAGQLCPAGVPGELCLAGLGLARGYLNQPQMTASRFEHITLNDVNNVEHGTATLRIYRTGDKARLLNNGDYEYCGRIDEQIKLRGYRIEPGEIEAQLAAVCPSLKQVKVIVAQVGNRPALVAYGTVKADSSTPEPAAVLIDVAKHLPEYMVPFRLILLEDMPLTPNGKLDTKQLPPVLEASEGDGEADNPLEADVLAIWRSVLNTPLGVEDDFFRLGGDSILSIQLTTRLRSAGYICTVKDVFEAKSVRRLCRVLAQNNRDTGIVAEQGTLEGEFALLPIQRWFREQPLARPEHWNQAAMIQLPDVDTERLTTLLQALMAQHDALRLACDADGQRYLTEVPCPVVSTLDYRQLGDDGLQRAFTALQSEFDPTQGRTMAAALVRHHPQADTAVFLAFHHLVIDAVSWRILVDDLERLYLGEALAPKTSSYRQWGMALHNYATQHADQLAYWQAQEDGVDQAALLAAKDPQGQASAAILTLDAETTGQLVSEANRAFNTEVSDLLLAALTRTLNDLGWGDKARIMLEGHGREAIDPTLDVSRTVGWFTSTYPVCLQDRSDWASLIKSSKEQLRQVPDKGVGFNPLRYHHPQGNSLTLSPIVFNYLGLSVQAAGMWRPVDIAPGCCVSTENKPAEVISLHGGIAGGQLTLRQVGCLNQRGSERLMARLTENLRALTAACLAQLHHGTAFTPSDFPAVALSQTQLDSLSKRYDIDTLLPLSSLQQSMLYHRLRCPQDDAYHLQTPIRYAQALDVEGYRQAWQRQIQRFPALRAALESEWASVQVIVKQAELPFYYQDVAQDADPLAAIERYRQQDLRSGFDLSQPPLLRIACFRLGERDYRVLLSCHHSVIDGWSGPQLLGAVHRDYLLLMRGETFMHGETSAIQSDRAYVDHALHAVAQQSAVDAFWQQRQPLLAQTNDVAMLFAAAGKRADLSQHLTQVEPQVTGVSLNEQDQAALIVFAREVGVTHSIIAQYAWHRLLARSTGDAVSIVGNVLSGRESPIEDVASSVGLYINSLPLALSWQQPVSLQQHLVQLQNELMAMNQHATQSLIALTAGRPRLFNSLFIYENYPAYENRPSAKAEQGQRADEPHRLSPEFSAAYEKVEMPLNLVVREQAGCMLLRFEFDADVLDSAQARRVLMRWHDEVVALINSSPQQPAEMIGHEKAAGSVVAQKTVADSGISQPDTPSAESLLRVWAQTLHLNESGLWSQTLCERGVDSLQRIALAQALSRALAQPVSVALLQRYPSPQALSGYLAQSRVTANEETLS; via the coding sequence ATGAAAGATATCGTAACGCTGTTAAAACAACTGGAACGGCAGGGCGTTCGTCTGGCGTTGAATGCACAGGGGCAGCTGATTTCGCAGTCCAACAAAGACGCGATCACGGCAGAGATTGGGCGCACGATTAAGGAAAACAAAGACGCCATTGTGCGCTGCCTGACGGCGCAGCAGGCGTTTGAGCGCCCCATCACGCCGCAAAATGCGACGTCTGGCCCGTTATCGTCATCGCAAAGCGGACTGTGGTTTATCGAGCAGTACGAAGAGCAATCACACCTCTACAATATGCCGGTCTATTTTCGGCTGACCGGCACGCTGGATGTGGCGGCGCTGGAGTTTGCTTTTGACGCGTTGGCGCAGCGCCATGCCAGCCTGCGCACCCGCTTTGTGGTCAATGAACAGGGCAAGGGTGAACAGCGTATCGATGCCTATCAACCGTTTGTGATACAGCATGATGACTTCTCATCGCTGCCGGAAGCCGAGCGGGAAGCGCGCTTGCAACAGCAGGTGAAAGCGGAAATCAGCCGCCCGTTCGATCTCACGGCGGGCGATCTCACCCGCGTGCGGCTGGTGAAGATGAGCGAACGGGTGCACGTTCTGCTGATCACCCAGCACCATATTATTTCCGATGGCTGGTCGGTGAAGAATATGTTTGCGGACTTCAAACCGGCTTTTCTGGCCTGTCAAAACCGCCAGCCTTACCCCGTCGAGCCGACCCAGCTTAACTATATTGACTACGCACACTGGTTCAATTCTGCCTCGTTTCTGGATTACCACAACGAGTTCAAACCGTTCTGGGTTGAGCGGCTGACGGGGATTCCCGAAGTGCACAGCCTGCCGTTGGATAAACCGCGTCCAGCACACCAGAACAGCGGCGGTGAGGTGATCTTCTCCGCGATCAACAACGATCTGTGGGATAAATTCAAGCGTCTGTGTCAGCGCTACAACACGTCTAATTTTATCGGCTTGCATGCGGTGTTTTCCCTGATGCTGGCGCGGATCAGCGGCGAGAAAGATATCGTGATTGGTTCGCCGCTGGCTTACCGCGAAAGGCCGGATATCGAAGATGTCGTCGGCTTCTTCGTTAACACCATCGTGCTGCGCACCCAGTTGCAGGACAGCCAAAGCTTTGTTGATTACCTGCAATACTGCCGCGAACAGGATCTGTCGGCCTTCGATCATCAACTCTACCGTTTTGAAGCATTAAGCGAGGCGATCGGCTCCGATCGCACCACGGCGATCAACCCGATCTTTCAGGTGATGCTGGTTTATCAGGCCAAAGTCGATTTCAACGATCTGATCCCCGGCTGTGATGCGGCGGAAGAAACCTCGCCCGTGCTGCCTGCCAAGACCGATATTTCGGTCAAGGTGACGGAGCTGATGGGCGAGGTGCGGCTGGACTGGCTGTTTGCCACCGCGCTGTTTGAGCGCCAGACGATCCAGTATTACGCCGACCGCTTTATCCGGCTGATTGAAGCCGTCGTTGAGGCCCCGGAAACCGATGTCTGGCACCTGCCGCTGATGGAAGCGGAGCGGTTTACTGCCGTGCTGGCGGAAAGTCAGCAACTGCCGCGCAGCTATCCGCAGCCGCAGCTGACGGTAACCGATGTGGTTGAAGCGATGGCACAGCGCGCTCCACAGCAGCTGGCGATTGCTTTTGATGGTGAACATCTCACTGACACACTGACGTACGCTGAACTGAACAGGCAGGCGAATCGGCTGGCGCATTGGCTGCACCGTCAGGGGCTGGGCGAACAGTCGCTGGTTGGCGTGCTGGCGAAACGCGATCGCTATTTTGTCATTGCGCTGCTGGCTGTCTGGAAAGCGGGTGCTGCCTATGTGCCCTTGGATCCTGACTATCCGCCGGAGCGGCTGCGCCACATCATTACCGATGCCAATCTTTCCGTCATTCTCGGCGGCGATGGGCAACAGTTGGCGCAGTGGTCTGCCGAACAGTGCATCGATCTGACCGATCCTGCGGTTGTCGCGCAGTGGCAGGATCTACCGGGCGATGAAGCGCCAGCCATTCCGCGCCATGCACAGCAGCTGGCACAGGTGATCTACACCTCGGGATCGACCGGTTTGCCGAAGGGCGTCATGATCGAACACGGTTCGCTGATCAATCTGCTGGACGATCACCGCGATCGCATCGGTTTCACGCCACAAAGCACCATGTTCAACTGCATGTCGCTCTCGTTTGACGCCGGTAACATGACGACGCTGCTGCCGCTGAGCAGCGGCGGCACGCTGGCGTTTGGCGAACCCAACGATCGGGCGATTGTGCAGGCCGAACAGGCGGGCGCGACGCATCTGATCTTGCCAACGGCGCTGATGTCGATTCTCGATCCACAGCAGGTTAATGGCATTCAGGCGATTGGCATGGGCGGAGAAGCCTGCCCGAACGCGGTGGTGGAAAACTGGGCCGATAAGGTGGCGCTGTACAACATGTACGGGCCGACGGAGTGTACCGTCACGGCGTTGAGTACCCGTCTGCGCAAAGGCCAGCCTGTCACTATCGGTAAACCGCTTACTCATATTCAGGCACTGATCCTGGATGCGGCGGGGCAACTGTGTCCGGCGGGCGTACCGGGAGAGCTGTGTCTTGCGGGGCTTGGGCTGGCGCGTGGCTACCTCAACCAGCCACAAATGACGGCCAGCCGCTTTGAACACATCACGCTGAATGACGTGAATAATGTCGAGCACGGCACGGCGACGCTGCGCATTTATCGCACGGGCGACAAGGCCAGACTGCTGAACAACGGCGACTATGAATACTGTGGCCGTATTGATGAGCAGATCAAGCTGCGCGGCTACCGCATTGAACCGGGTGAAATCGAGGCGCAGCTGGCGGCAGTCTGCCCGTCGCTGAAACAGGTTAAAGTCATCGTGGCGCAGGTGGGGAACCGTCCGGCGCTGGTTGCCTATGGCACGGTGAAAGCCGATAGCAGCACGCCGGAACCCGCCGCCGTGCTGATTGATGTCGCGAAGCATCTGCCCGAATACATGGTGCCGTTCCGACTGATTCTGCTAGAAGACATGCCGCTGACGCCGAACGGCAAGCTTGATACGAAACAGCTGCCGCCGGTGCTGGAAGCCAGCGAGGGGGACGGCGAAGCCGATAATCCGCTGGAAGCCGATGTGCTGGCGATTTGGCGTAGCGTGCTGAATACCCCGCTAGGCGTTGAGGATGATTTCTTCCGCTTAGGCGGTGATTCTATTCTCAGTATCCAACTGACCACCCGCCTGCGCAGCGCGGGCTATATTTGCACGGTGAAGGACGTTTTCGAAGCCAAAAGCGTGCGGCGTCTGTGCCGTGTGCTGGCGCAGAATAACCGTGACACAGGCATTGTCGCGGAGCAGGGCACGCTGGAAGGCGAATTCGCGCTGCTGCCGATTCAGCGCTGGTTTAGGGAACAGCCGCTGGCACGTCCAGAACACTGGAATCAGGCGGCGATGATCCAACTGCCGGACGTGGATACCGAACGCCTTACCACGCTGTTGCAGGCGCTGATGGCGCAGCATGACGCGCTGCGTCTGGCTTGTGATGCCGACGGGCAACGCTATCTGACGGAGGTGCCTTGCCCGGTTGTGTCGACGCTGGATTATCGCCAGCTTGGCGATGACGGCCTGCAACGGGCGTTTACCGCATTGCAGAGTGAATTTGATCCCACGCAGGGAAGGACGATGGCCGCCGCACTGGTGCGGCACCATCCGCAGGCGGACACGGCGGTGTTCCTCGCTTTCCACCATCTGGTGATTGATGCCGTATCCTGGCGCATTCTGGTCGACGATCTGGAGCGGCTGTACCTTGGTGAAGCGCTGGCGCCGAAAACGTCGAGCTATCGCCAGTGGGGCATGGCGCTGCATAACTACGCCACACAGCATGCGGATCAGTTAGCGTACTGGCAGGCGCAGGAAGACGGCGTGGATCAGGCAGCGCTGCTGGCGGCGAAAGACCCGCAGGGTCAGGCCAGCGCCGCGATTCTGACGCTAGACGCCGAAACCACGGGCCAACTGGTAAGCGAGGCCAATCGTGCCTTTAATACCGAAGTTAGCGATTTGCTGCTGGCGGCACTAACCCGCACGTTAAACGATCTCGGCTGGGGCGACAAAGCGCGCATCATGCTGGAAGGGCACGGCCGCGAAGCGATTGATCCGACGCTGGATGTCAGCCGCACGGTGGGGTGGTTTACCAGCACCTATCCGGTGTGTCTGCAAGATCGGTCCGACTGGGCTTCCCTGATTAAATCTAGCAAAGAACAGCTGCGTCAGGTGCCGGATAAAGGCGTCGGGTTTAACCCGCTGCGCTACCATCACCCGCAGGGCAATTCGCTAACGCTGTCGCCGATTGTGTTCAACTATCTCGGGCTGTCGGTTCAGGCGGCAGGCATGTGGCGTCCGGTGGACATCGCGCCGGGCTGCTGCGTATCGACGGAGAATAAACCGGCGGAGGTGATCAGTCTCCACGGTGGTATTGCAGGCGGGCAGTTAACGCTGCGTCAGGTCGGCTGCCTCAACCAGCGCGGCAGCGAACGTCTGATGGCGCGCCTGACGGAAAATCTGCGGGCGCTGACGGCAGCTTGTCTGGCACAGTTGCACCACGGCACGGCCTTTACCCCCAGCGATTTCCCGGCGGTTGCGCTGAGCCAGACGCAACTTGATAGCCTGTCAAAACGTTATGACATCGACACCTTGTTGCCGCTGTCATCGCTCCAGCAGTCGATGTTGTATCACCGTCTACGCTGTCCGCAGGATGATGCTTATCATCTGCAAACGCCGATTCGCTATGCGCAGGCGCTGGATGTGGAAGGCTATCGTCAGGCCTGGCAGCGTCAGATTCAGCGTTTCCCAGCGCTGCGTGCCGCACTGGAAAGCGAATGGGCCAGCGTGCAGGTGATTGTGAAGCAGGCAGAATTGCCTTTCTACTATCAGGATGTGGCGCAGGACGCCGATCCACTGGCGGCCATCGAGCGCTATCGCCAGCAGGATTTACGTTCAGGATTTGACTTGTCGCAGCCGCCGCTGTTGCGCATTGCCTGTTTCCGTTTGGGCGAGCGTGACTATCGAGTGCTCCTGAGCTGCCACCACAGCGTGATTGATGGGTGGAGCGGGCCACAACTGCTGGGCGCGGTACACCGCGACTATCTGCTGTTGATGCGCGGTGAAACATTTATGCACGGCGAAACATCCGCGATTCAATCGGATCGTGCTTATGTGGATCATGCGCTGCACGCCGTGGCGCAGCAGTCCGCTGTTGATGCCTTCTGGCAGCAGCGTCAGCCGCTGCTGGCGCAGACGAACGATGTGGCGATGCTGTTTGCGGCGGCGGGAAAACGCGCCGATCTCAGCCAGCATCTGACGCAGGTTGAACCGCAGGTCACAGGCGTGAGCCTGAATGAACAGGATCAGGCTGCACTCATTGTCTTTGCCCGTGAGGTGGGCGTCACACACAGCATTATTGCGCAATATGCCTGGCACCGGCTGCTGGCGCGCTCGACCGGCGATGCAGTCAGCATTGTCGGCAACGTGCTGTCGGGTAGGGAAAGTCCGATAGAAGATGTGGCGAGCAGCGTGGGTCTGTACATCAACAGCCTGCCGCTGGCGCTGAGCTGGCAGCAGCCGGTATCGCTGCAACAGCATCTGGTGCAGTTGCAGAATGAGCTGATGGCGATGAATCAGCATGCCACGCAGTCGCTGATTGCCCTGACGGCCGGACGCCCGCGTCTGTTCAACAGCCTGTTTATTTATGAAAACTATCCTGCTTATGAAAATCGGCCCAGCGCGAAAGCAGAACAAGGCCAACGTGCTGATGAGCCGCATCGGTTATCTCCCGAATTCTCCGCCGCCTATGAAAAAGTCGAGATGCCGCTGAATCTGGTGGTGCGTGAGCAGGCGGGCTGCATGCTGCTGCGCTTCGAGTTTGACGCTGATGTGTTGGACAGTGCGCAGGCGCGCCGGGTGCTGATGCGCTGGCATGACGAAGTGGTGGCGCTGATCAATAGCTCACCGCAGCAGCCAGCCGAGATGATCGGGCATGAGAAAGCGGCAGGTTCGGTGGTTGCGCAGAAAACGGTGGCAGATAGCGGTATTAGCCAGCCGGATACGCCGTCAGCCGAGTCGCTGCTGCGTGTGTGGGCGCAAACGCTACATCTCAATGAATCCGGCCTCTGGTCGCAGACGCTGTGTGAACGCGGTGTTGATTCGCTCCAGCGTATTGCGCTGGCACAGGCATTGAGCCGTGCGTTAGCACAGCCGGTGAGTGTGGCGCTTTTACAGCGCTACCCGTCACCGCAGGCGCTAAGCGGGTATCTGGCACAGTCGAGGGTTACCGCCAATGAGGAAACGCTGTCATGA